A genome region from Pirellulales bacterium includes the following:
- a CDS encoding Trm112 family protein: MISKELLSILVCPEARTPLELADQTLLAAVNRAISGGQVRNKGGETVAETLDAALVRQDRAVLYPIVDRIPILLLDAGIALDQGDVHLGAQQKPS; encoded by the coding sequence GTGATCAGCAAGGAACTCCTCTCGATCTTGGTTTGTCCCGAGGCTCGCACGCCGCTGGAACTCGCGGATCAGACGCTGCTGGCCGCGGTCAATCGTGCTATCAGCGGCGGCCAGGTTCGCAACAAAGGGGGCGAGACCGTGGCTGAAACGCTCGACGCGGCCCTGGTGCGGCAGGATCGGGCCGTGCTCTACCCGATTGTCGACCGCATTCCCATCCTGTTGCTCGATGCAGGCATTGCCTTGGACCAGGGCGACGTGCATTTGGGCGCGCAGCAAAAGCCGTCTTAA
- a CDS encoding histidine triad nucleotide-binding protein, which produces MPAKTIFKRIIDGEIPADVVYQDDRCLAFRDVSPQAPTHILVIPKREIPSLSDLTDDDALLAGHLLLVARRVARDLKLTGGYRVVINCGPDAGQSVDHLHLHVLAGRQLTWPPG; this is translated from the coding sequence ATGCCTGCAAAGACCATCTTCAAACGGATCATCGACGGCGAGATTCCGGCCGATGTCGTCTACCAGGACGATCGTTGTTTGGCATTTCGCGATGTTTCGCCACAAGCGCCCACGCATATTCTTGTGATCCCGAAGCGCGAAATACCGTCGCTCTCCGACCTGACCGATGACGACGCATTGCTGGCAGGTCACTTGCTGTTGGTCGCGCGGCGCGTAGCGCGGGACCTAAAACTGACGGGTGGTTACCGCGTGGTCATCAATTGTGGGCCGGACGCCGGCCAATCGGTCGACCATTTGCACCTGCACGTTCTGGCAGGTCGACAGCTGACCTGGCCGCCGGGCTGA
- a CDS encoding family 10 glycosylhydrolase, with protein MTNACRIAGIALVAAAVTLLVGPLCVRAHEPTLRLRMEWGGGSGQHWKGSASLSEGTLAEPIPLGVEADEPGSMWSDGAILHVQPRSIRAYDGVDFTVTSPLTSSLRVSLVSRENPTGVDLNVPLAQISQEVFTAPLDQAGNRLLIRRVPGDRLRVKLARDSVIFSAGEVAEIEVEPHLLPPGIGGKVLLVSQLFAARTSRDPLWVNERELSLTADGCATEPTILSVKLPDSEGIYDLRIAVHRRALQNRLGWKQTVEERKVQVVVLAASQPQPAGAAPFPAVAETLFELDPASPPWWERLGNVPLIPGMRRGPLGNGDATSWQHPLGQLIQLGPGGREPNVSWEAFPLPVARPGQPHVVEIEYPTDVAQTLGISVIEPNTSGQVTPIGIDAGVCLPDEAASNEPGLAKHRVTFWPRTKTPLLLVTNQRDGSRAVFGKIRVIGPKASGVSGLGRDTNRPTFLPHAFGAKGPVGDRLLAGFYDRPLFPENFSASEAFDEWSSRGLDDWVTYYEGATRLVEYLQHVGYNGLVMTVLADGSTIYPSRLLEPTPRYDTGTYFTSGQDPYRKDILELLFRLFDREGMRLIPALQFSAPLAELEALKRRDEEEAVGVAPVDAGGKPWLAEHETRKGLGPYYNPLNVRVQDAMLAVVRELCERYQHHGAFQGLAVQLSADGYAQLPGADWGYDQRTVDRFVHEKGIRPLEPESHDARIKLIAAEYRGPWLEWRSQALNQLHVRMHGELSRVTDRPAPLYLLGAHMFERPDIEQALRPNLRTRTSAEGVLLSLGIDPKLYQASNDLVLTRPQWIEPLNSLTNQAVGLELNQSMELDRALHGQAVSAALFFHEPQQLRVPTFDAKSPFKGAQTLLVGQPLPSGPLNRQRFIHAIATLDAEAMFDGGWLLPLGEEESLADLVATYRELPAIAFETIDGPTQPITIRRHANGHGTFVYFTNDSPWQTRLTVEVEAPAGTRLDRFGKSRQLPELATTGARQTWTIELQPFELLAGRFSAADVKLQDPQVTFAQDVENELYLRIRDLGERVALLQQPTAMKLLANVGFEQPPAADDPLPGWQMREQAGAYAEFDAEQKKTGAQSLRFASTQGAASLISAPFVPLRSGHLSVLVWLRVADAARQPPLRLAVSARWKGQDYYRYAPVGQGTGQTIGTEWMQYLFEIRDLPTEQLSDLRVRFDMTGPGEVWIDDVELREFDEQEIRELKKMITFAFYTLESRQLADCLRLLESYWPRFLVANVPLSQNVASRPRYVPKGATPATATDEETKPGIMDRVRRAMPSFLR; from the coding sequence ATGACGAATGCATGCCGCATTGCAGGAATCGCGCTCGTCGCGGCCGCCGTTACGCTGCTAGTCGGACCGCTTTGTGTCCGTGCTCATGAACCAACCCTACGGCTGCGGATGGAATGGGGGGGCGGCAGCGGGCAGCACTGGAAAGGATCGGCCTCGCTCTCCGAAGGCACATTGGCCGAGCCGATACCCTTGGGCGTTGAAGCCGACGAACCGGGCTCAATGTGGTCCGATGGCGCTATCTTGCACGTTCAACCACGCAGCATCCGCGCGTACGACGGCGTAGATTTTACGGTTACCTCGCCGCTGACTTCGTCATTACGAGTGTCGCTGGTGAGTCGTGAGAATCCCACCGGCGTCGACCTGAACGTTCCGCTCGCGCAAATTTCTCAAGAGGTCTTTACGGCGCCGCTAGATCAGGCGGGCAATCGGCTATTGATTCGCCGCGTGCCCGGCGACCGGTTGCGCGTCAAGCTGGCGCGAGATTCGGTGATCTTCTCGGCCGGTGAAGTTGCCGAAATCGAAGTCGAACCCCACCTGCTGCCGCCGGGCATCGGTGGCAAGGTGCTGTTGGTGTCACAGCTATTCGCCGCACGCACATCGCGGGATCCACTGTGGGTGAACGAACGCGAGTTGAGTCTCACCGCCGATGGCTGCGCAACCGAGCCGACCATTCTGTCCGTGAAGCTACCCGACAGCGAAGGGATTTATGATCTGCGCATCGCCGTTCATCGTCGCGCACTACAAAACCGCTTGGGATGGAAGCAGACGGTCGAAGAACGCAAAGTGCAAGTCGTGGTCCTGGCGGCTTCACAGCCCCAGCCGGCCGGAGCAGCGCCGTTTCCGGCTGTGGCAGAAACGCTGTTCGAGCTAGATCCGGCCAGCCCGCCTTGGTGGGAACGGTTGGGCAACGTGCCGCTCATCCCTGGCATGCGACGAGGCCCCTTGGGCAATGGTGATGCCACGTCCTGGCAGCACCCGCTGGGCCAACTGATTCAACTGGGCCCCGGCGGTCGCGAGCCGAATGTAAGTTGGGAGGCGTTCCCGCTGCCAGTCGCCCGGCCCGGACAACCGCACGTCGTCGAAATCGAGTATCCGACCGACGTCGCTCAAACTTTGGGTATCAGCGTCATCGAGCCAAATACCTCGGGACAGGTCACGCCGATAGGCATCGATGCGGGAGTATGCCTGCCCGACGAGGCGGCCAGCAACGAGCCGGGGTTGGCGAAGCATCGCGTGACGTTCTGGCCGCGCACTAAGACTCCTCTGCTGCTGGTAACGAATCAGCGCGACGGCTCCCGAGCCGTGTTCGGCAAGATACGCGTGATTGGTCCGAAGGCGTCAGGAGTCTCAGGCCTGGGACGTGATACGAATCGCCCCACGTTCCTGCCGCATGCGTTTGGCGCCAAGGGCCCGGTCGGCGACCGGCTGCTGGCCGGCTTCTACGACCGTCCGCTGTTCCCAGAGAACTTCTCAGCCAGCGAGGCTTTCGACGAGTGGAGCAGTCGCGGACTGGACGATTGGGTGACGTACTACGAAGGCGCGACCCGCCTTGTCGAGTATCTGCAACACGTCGGCTACAACGGACTGGTGATGACCGTGTTGGCCGACGGCAGCACGATTTATCCAAGCCGACTTTTGGAACCGACTCCACGCTATGACACGGGGACGTACTTCACGTCGGGCCAAGACCCCTATCGTAAAGACATCCTGGAACTGTTGTTCCGACTGTTCGATCGCGAGGGCATGCGGCTGATCCCGGCCTTGCAGTTTTCCGCGCCGCTCGCCGAGCTCGAGGCACTCAAGCGGCGCGACGAGGAAGAGGCTGTCGGTGTGGCCCCGGTCGATGCCGGCGGCAAGCCCTGGCTCGCTGAGCACGAAACGCGGAAAGGACTAGGTCCCTACTACAATCCACTAAATGTGCGCGTGCAGGACGCTATGCTGGCGGTCGTGCGCGAATTGTGCGAGCGCTACCAGCATCACGGAGCGTTCCAGGGGCTAGCCGTGCAACTCTCTGCCGATGGCTACGCCCAGCTACCGGGCGCGGATTGGGGCTACGACCAGCGCACCGTCGATCGCTTCGTGCATGAGAAAGGGATCCGTCCGCTCGAGCCAGAGAGCCATGACGCGCGCATCAAGTTGATCGCTGCCGAGTATCGCGGCCCCTGGCTGGAATGGCGTAGCCAGGCCTTGAACCAATTGCACGTCCGCATGCACGGTGAGCTATCGCGCGTGACCGACCGACCGGCGCCACTGTATTTGCTGGGTGCGCACATGTTCGAACGGCCCGACATCGAACAGGCACTACGGCCCAACCTGCGCACACGCACTAGCGCCGAAGGAGTGCTGCTGTCCTTGGGCATCGATCCCAAGCTGTATCAAGCCAGCAACGACCTCGTCCTAACGCGGCCGCAATGGATCGAACCGCTGAACTCGCTCACGAATCAGGCGGTCGGGCTAGAGTTGAATCAATCGATGGAGCTGGATCGGGCCCTGCACGGCCAGGCAGTATCCGCGGCGCTGTTCTTTCACGAGCCGCAGCAGTTGCGGGTGCCGACGTTCGACGCCAAGAGCCCATTCAAAGGGGCTCAGACATTGTTGGTCGGGCAGCCATTGCCGTCTGGTCCGCTCAATCGCCAACGCTTTATTCACGCAATTGCCACGCTCGACGCCGAGGCCATGTTCGATGGAGGGTGGCTGTTGCCCCTGGGTGAGGAAGAATCGCTCGCCGATCTCGTGGCCACGTATCGTGAGTTGCCAGCAATCGCCTTCGAAACGATCGACGGCCCCACGCAGCCGATCACAATTCGTCGCCACGCGAATGGGCATGGAACGTTCGTGTATTTCACCAACGACTCTCCATGGCAGACGCGATTGACTGTCGAAGTCGAGGCCCCCGCGGGCACGCGTCTCGATCGGTTCGGAAAGTCCCGTCAATTACCGGAGCTCGCGACGACCGGCGCGCGGCAGACTTGGACCATCGAATTGCAACCCTTCGAGCTGCTGGCGGGGCGTTTTTCGGCCGCGGATGTCAAGTTGCAAGATCCGCAGGTGACATTCGCCCAAGACGTGGAAAATGAGCTTTACCTGCGCATTCGCGATTTGGGCGAACGCGTGGCGCTATTGCAGCAGCCGACCGCAATGAAGCTGCTTGCCAATGTCGGCTTCGAGCAGCCGCCCGCCGCGGACGATCCGCTACCCGGTTGGCAGATGCGCGAGCAAGCCGGCGCGTACGCCGAATTCGATGCCGAACAGAAGAAAACCGGGGCCCAGAGCCTGCGATTTGCCAGCACGCAGGGGGCCGCCTCGCTGATCAGCGCGCCGTTTGTTCCCTTGCGTAGCGGCCATTTGTCCGTTTTGGTCTGGCTGCGCGTAGCCGATGCGGCGCGGCAGCCCCCTTTGAGACTGGCCGTCAGCGCGCGATGGAAGGGACAAGACTATTACCGTTACGCGCCGGTCGGGCAAGGAACCGGGCAGACGATCGGCACCGAGTGGATGCAATATTTATTCGAAATTCGCGACCTGCCCACGGAACAGTTGAGCGACCTCCGCGTGCGATTCGACATGACCGGGCCGGGCGAGGTCTGGATCGACGACGTCGAGCTGCGCGAATTCGACGAGCAGGAAATCCGCGAACTAAAAAAGATGATCACCTTCGCTTTCTACACGCTGGAAAGCCGGCAATTGGCTGATTGCTTGCGTCTATTGGAAAGCTATTGGCCACGATTCCTGGTGGCCAACGTGCCGCTGTCGCAAAACGTGGCGTCGCGGCCTCGTTATGTGCCCAAGGGTGCCACGCCCGCCACGGCCACAGACGAGGAAACCAAACCAGGAATCATGGATCGCGTGCGACGCGCCATGCCGTCGTTCCTGCGATAG
- a CDS encoding sulfatase-like hydrolase/transferase: MNAICLVIDRLHIGYLGCYGNSWISTRNFDRLAADGFLFDQALIESPDLAAQYASLASGSHILRRSMAGHTAPTLIERLNKADVHTALITDDPTVAQMPWAATIDEVIPIDLNHAAMPVDEIHQSNLARFFAVAGQWLESAAEPFCLWLHCGSLGSSWDAPLEFRNAYCDEDDPPALADVAVPSRWLPENYDPDERLSIAHAYAGQVSLLDICLGMLLEGLEGVPIYDRTLLSVMSARGFPLGEHRRIGPIDDSLYAELAHVPWIIRLPDGVGASDRSQALVQPHDLLPTLVEWLALPALGTDPPGGSLLSLVRDEPATYRDRAILVGEGKYRAIRTPAWYLLRPGTATGDAAATHDPAVELYAKPDDRWDVNNVADRCAEVVDLLEQVLAESAQSSSETSSTPLADVLLAGLD, from the coding sequence ATGAATGCGATCTGCCTGGTGATCGATCGGCTGCACATAGGTTACTTGGGCTGCTACGGAAACTCGTGGATCTCGACGCGGAACTTCGACCGTCTGGCCGCGGACGGTTTTTTATTCGATCAGGCTCTGATCGAATCACCCGACCTGGCAGCTCAGTATGCTTCGCTGGCGTCCGGATCGCACATTCTGCGGCGAAGCATGGCCGGCCACACCGCGCCGACGCTGATCGAGCGCTTGAATAAGGCCGACGTTCATACGGCGCTGATCACCGATGACCCGACCGTAGCCCAGATGCCTTGGGCTGCGACGATCGACGAAGTGATTCCCATCGATTTGAATCACGCTGCGATGCCGGTCGACGAAATTCATCAGAGCAACCTGGCAAGGTTCTTTGCCGTGGCAGGACAGTGGCTCGAATCAGCCGCAGAACCTTTCTGCCTGTGGTTGCACTGCGGCAGTCTGGGCTCGTCGTGGGATGCGCCGCTGGAATTCCGCAACGCCTACTGCGACGAGGATGATCCGCCGGCGCTGGCAGATGTCGCTGTGCCCAGTCGATGGCTGCCGGAGAATTACGATCCCGACGAGCGTTTGTCCATTGCGCACGCCTATGCAGGCCAGGTGTCGTTGCTCGACATCTGCCTTGGCATGCTACTCGAAGGGCTGGAGGGAGTGCCAATCTACGACCGTACTCTGTTGTCCGTGATGTCAGCGCGAGGATTCCCCCTGGGCGAACATCGCCGCATCGGACCAATCGACGATTCGCTGTATGCCGAATTGGCGCACGTTCCCTGGATTATCAGGCTGCCCGACGGCGTTGGCGCGAGCGATCGCAGTCAGGCGCTGGTGCAACCGCACGATTTGCTGCCGACGCTGGTCGAATGGCTCGCGCTGCCGGCGCTCGGCACGGACCCTCCGGGCGGCAGCCTGTTGTCGCTCGTGCGTGACGAGCCGGCGACGTATCGCGACCGGGCCATCCTGGTCGGCGAGGGAAAATATCGCGCCATCCGCACGCCGGCCTGGTATCTGTTGAGACCGGGCACGGCGACCGGCGACGCGGCAGCGACACACGATCCCGCGGTCGAACTCTACGCCAAACCAGATGATCGCTGGGACGTGAACAACGTGGCAGATCGCTGTGCCGAGGTCGTCGACCTGCTCGAACAAGTGCTGGCAGAGTCCGCGCAGTCGTCGTCGGAAACGTCATCAACTCCGCTAGCGGACGTACTGCTAGCAGGCTTGGATTAA
- a CDS encoding sugar phosphate isomerase/epimerase family protein, translating into MKFAICNETFLDWPFERAFGFARECGYTGIEIAPFTMATDANEISASRRSEVRRQAEAADLQVVGLHWLLAKTSGYYLTSPDDAIRRKTAQYVRDLAHLCRDLGGSIMVFGSPQQRNLLPGVTEEQGMAYATEVFQAAMPTLEELDVTLAVEPLGPADGNFLLTADAGAKLVEMVGSPHCRLHLDCKAMASEARPIPEIIRRHASLLMHFHANDANLLGPGFGTLDFVPIFEMLGEVDYRGWVSVEVFDYSPGVERLAGESIDYMQRCVAELTG; encoded by the coding sequence ATGAAATTCGCCATTTGCAATGAGACATTCCTGGATTGGCCCTTTGAACGGGCATTTGGCTTCGCCCGCGAATGCGGTTACACGGGCATCGAGATCGCGCCCTTCACGATGGCGACCGATGCCAACGAGATCTCGGCCAGCCGCCGCAGCGAGGTCAGACGTCAGGCCGAGGCGGCCGACCTGCAGGTCGTTGGGCTGCACTGGTTATTGGCCAAGACCTCGGGCTATTACCTCACCAGCCCCGACGACGCGATCCGCCGTAAGACGGCCCAATACGTGCGCGACCTGGCGCACCTATGCCGCGACCTGGGGGGCTCGATCATGGTGTTCGGTTCACCCCAACAGCGCAACTTGCTGCCGGGGGTGACCGAAGAACAGGGGATGGCCTACGCGACCGAAGTATTCCAGGCCGCCATGCCCACGCTCGAAGAATTGGATGTGACGTTGGCCGTCGAACCTTTGGGCCCGGCCGATGGCAACTTCTTACTCACGGCCGACGCCGGCGCGAAGCTGGTAGAAATGGTGGGCTCGCCGCATTGTCGATTGCACCTGGATTGCAAGGCGATGGCCAGCGAAGCACGTCCGATTCCCGAGATCATTCGCCGCCACGCGTCGCTGCTGATGCATTTTCATGCCAACGATGCGAACCTGCTCGGACCGGGATTTGGCACACTCGACTTTGTGCCGATCTTCGAAATGCTCGGCGAGGTCGATTACCGCGGCTGGGTCTCGGTCGAAGTGTTCGACTACAGTCCCGGCGTCGAACGGCTGGCAGGCGAGAGCATCGACTACATGCAACGCTGCGTGGCGGAATTGACCGGCTGA
- a CDS encoding 4Fe-4S binding protein — MAKQGPRKKLPKELAVINADNCTGCEACLEVCPVDCIVKVQQFPGMFNLQSWCEIDIERCVGCEVCVRIARKKSDPYDLTVCPWDAIEMVPTEQVAQVVAQIGGPPEYIADNWDRLVGTAQHLAELKVGAG; from the coding sequence ATGGCCAAACAAGGCCCGCGCAAGAAGCTCCCCAAAGAATTGGCTGTCATCAATGCCGACAACTGCACTGGTTGCGAGGCTTGCCTAGAGGTCTGCCCGGTGGATTGCATCGTCAAAGTGCAACAGTTCCCCGGCATGTTCAATCTGCAGAGTTGGTGCGAAATCGACATCGAGCGGTGCGTGGGGTGCGAAGTCTGCGTGCGAATCGCGCGTAAGAAGAGCGACCCTTACGATCTGACGGTTTGTCCCTGGGATGCCATCGAAATGGTGCCGACCGAGCAGGTGGCTCAGGTTGTGGCGCAGATCGGTGGACCACCGGAATACATCGCGGATAACTGGGACCGGCTGGTCGGCACCGCACAGCACCTGGCCGAGCTAAAGGTTGGCGCCGGCTGA
- the def gene encoding peptide deformylase → MRIIQFPHPTLRRVSKPLRRVDDELRRIVREMFDVMYEAKGIGLAANQVDLPYRLFVLNLMGDPAEPSAERVFLNPVLSQPKGSAESEEGCLSLPGLYAPVRRPEQITISAYDLAGNEIDETIEDLYARAAQHETDHLNGVLFIDRLSPTVRLAIKDSLEEFEIEFADRRQRGEIPDDERISARLAELEEQRT, encoded by the coding sequence TTGCGGATCATTCAGTTTCCCCACCCCACCCTGCGGCGCGTATCGAAGCCGCTCCGCCGCGTCGATGACGAATTGCGGCGCATTGTTCGAGAGATGTTCGACGTGATGTACGAGGCCAAGGGCATTGGACTGGCCGCCAACCAGGTCGACCTCCCCTATCGGCTATTCGTCCTCAATCTAATGGGCGATCCGGCCGAGCCTAGTGCCGAGCGCGTGTTCCTGAATCCGGTTTTGAGTCAGCCCAAGGGGTCTGCCGAGTCCGAGGAGGGATGTTTGAGCCTACCCGGCTTATATGCCCCGGTCCGCCGTCCCGAGCAAATAACCATTAGTGCTTACGACCTGGCCGGTAACGAGATCGACGAGACGATCGAGGATTTGTACGCGCGTGCCGCGCAACACGAGACCGATCACTTGAACGGCGTACTGTTCATAGATCGACTAAGTCCGACGGTTCGCTTGGCGATCAAGGATTCGCTGGAAGAGTTCGAAATCGAATTTGCCGACCGCCGCCAGCGCGGTGAGATTCCCGACGACGAGCGCATTTCCGCCCGCCTGGCGGAACTGGAAGAACAGCGCACCTGA
- the fmt gene encoding methionyl-tRNA formyltransferase, with protein sequence MRLVMFGTGPFAAPTFRALYETSHQVVALVTQPPRVVRGKVVAADSPLRDEAVRRGTPILDPEDINTAESQSRLAECDAELFVVADYGQILSAETLGLARHGAINLHGSLLPKYRGAAPINWALYKGETETGVSVIHMTPRIDAGPVLAQAKLTIDPDETAVELETRLCELGAPLVCHVIEAIVAGSTASLPQDLALATKARRLRKTDGAIDWSRTPAEIKNQVRALQPWPRAYTDWLRTSGSPLRLIIGQAQAVEYMQPSTSSRAKDAEPGEVLVADKQNFFIASGHGAVAILRIQPAGRQMMSAADFLHGHPIRVGDRLGLAEEPAA encoded by the coding sequence ATGCGACTTGTCATGTTTGGCACCGGACCATTTGCCGCCCCGACGTTTCGCGCGCTGTACGAAACATCTCACCAGGTCGTGGCCTTGGTCACACAACCACCGCGGGTCGTACGCGGCAAAGTCGTGGCAGCAGACAGCCCATTGCGCGACGAGGCAGTCCGACGTGGCACGCCCATTCTCGATCCCGAGGACATCAACACCGCCGAGTCGCAATCGCGACTGGCCGAATGTGATGCCGAGCTGTTCGTGGTGGCCGATTATGGGCAAATCCTTTCGGCCGAGACACTGGGGCTGGCACGGCACGGTGCGATCAACCTGCACGGCTCACTCTTGCCGAAGTACCGCGGCGCGGCTCCGATCAATTGGGCGCTCTACAAAGGAGAAACAGAAACGGGCGTGAGCGTGATTCACATGACGCCGCGTATTGATGCCGGTCCAGTACTGGCTCAAGCCAAGCTCACTATTGACCCCGACGAAACGGCCGTGGAGTTGGAAACGCGGCTGTGCGAACTTGGTGCCCCGCTGGTTTGCCATGTGATCGAGGCGATCGTCGCCGGATCGACCGCTTCGCTACCGCAAGATCTGGCCCTGGCGACCAAGGCCCGCCGACTGCGCAAAACGGACGGCGCGATCGATTGGTCGCGCACACCCGCCGAAATTAAGAATCAGGTGCGGGCACTGCAACCCTGGCCGAGAGCCTACACCGACTGGCTGCGGACCTCGGGCAGCCCGTTGCGTCTGATTATTGGGCAGGCGCAGGCCGTCGAATACATGCAGCCATCTACGTCCTCAAGGGCGAAGGACGCAGAGCCAGGGGAGGTTCTCGTTGCCGACAAGCAGAACTTTTTCATAGCGTCTGGCCATGGCGCGGTGGCGATCTTGCGAATACAACCGGCAGGTCGGCAGATGATGTCCGCCGCCGACTTCCTTCACGGTCATCCGATCCGCGTGGGTGACCGATTGGGTCTAGCGGAAGAGCCGGCGGCATAG
- the glyA gene encoding serine hydroxymethyltransferase, producing the protein MNWIEQEDPEVWAAIAGEIKRQEDGLEMIASENYTSPAVMQAVGSVLTNKYAEGYPGRRYYGGCEWVDVVEDLARDRAKQLFGAEHANVQPHSGSQANLCVYLTALDVGDTVLGLDLAHGGHLTHGMKLNISGRLYHFHSYGVRRDNHRIDFDQVAALAREHKPKMIVAGASAYPREIPHDKFAQIARDCGAKLFVDMAHYAGLVAAGLHNSPVPLADFVTTTTHKTLRGPRAGLTMCKAEYAKDVDRNVFPGIQGGPLMHVVAGKAICFGEALRPEFKQYAQQIIDNAKVLAEALLAGGVRLVSGGTDNHLMLVDVTPLGLGGKKAEETLDRCGITVNKNMIPFDERKPMDPSGIRVGTPALTTRGMGRDEMRKIGGWMIDALKGADDASATSRVRQQVSSLCESFPVPAACLPTA; encoded by the coding sequence ATGAATTGGATTGAGCAAGAAGACCCCGAAGTTTGGGCCGCCATCGCTGGCGAGATCAAGCGCCAGGAAGACGGTCTGGAGATGATTGCCAGCGAGAATTACACCAGCCCCGCCGTGATGCAGGCCGTAGGGAGCGTGCTCACGAACAAATACGCCGAGGGGTATCCCGGCCGGCGCTATTATGGCGGCTGCGAGTGGGTCGACGTGGTCGAGGATCTGGCCCGCGATCGCGCGAAGCAACTGTTCGGCGCCGAACACGCCAACGTGCAACCACACTCGGGCAGCCAGGCCAACTTGTGCGTTTACCTGACGGCGCTCGACGTGGGTGACACCGTGCTGGGGCTCGACCTGGCCCATGGTGGTCATCTCACGCACGGTATGAAGCTGAACATTTCGGGCCGGCTCTACCATTTCCATAGTTATGGCGTGCGGCGCGACAATCACCGCATCGACTTCGACCAGGTGGCGGCTCTTGCGCGCGAGCACAAGCCAAAGATGATCGTGGCCGGAGCCAGCGCCTACCCGCGCGAGATTCCGCACGACAAGTTCGCCCAGATCGCCCGCGATTGCGGCGCGAAGCTGTTTGTCGACATGGCACACTACGCGGGCCTGGTGGCGGCCGGTTTGCACAACAGCCCCGTCCCCTTGGCCGATTTTGTGACCACGACCACGCACAAGACACTCCGTGGCCCGCGCGCCGGGTTGACTATGTGCAAGGCCGAGTATGCCAAGGACGTGGATCGCAACGTGTTCCCCGGCATCCAAGGGGGACCATTGATGCACGTCGTGGCAGGCAAAGCCATCTGCTTCGGCGAGGCCCTGCGTCCCGAGTTCAAGCAATACGCGCAGCAGATCATCGACAACGCCAAGGTCCTGGCCGAGGCGCTGTTGGCCGGTGGCGTGCGATTAGTAAGCGGTGGGACCGACAATCATCTGATGCTGGTCGACGTTACGCCACTGGGCCTGGGGGGCAAGAAGGCCGAAGAGACGCTCGATCGTTGCGGTATCACGGTCAACAAGAACATGATTCCCTTCGACGAACGCAAGCCCATGGACCCTTCGGGCATTCGTGTCGGCACGCCGGCGCTGACGACGCGCGGCATGGGCCGGGACGAAATGCGGAAAATCGGCGGCTGGATGATCGACGCGCTCAAAGGGGCTGACGACGCTAGCGCTACGAGCCGGGTGCGCCAGCAGGTGTCGAGCCTGTGCGAGTCGTTCCCGGTGCCAGCCGCGTGCTTGCCCACGGCCTAA
- a CDS encoding response regulator: MAVARKSRILIADDNQTNVELLEVYLSGLNCEMAVAVDGRDTLEKVASFKPDLILLDIMMPKLSGFEVCKQLKGSPDTKGIMILMVTALNELGDIERAVNAGTDDFLSKPVNKLELLKRVEIMLRLRHVEDEVERLRRYIEGMEDSTGPGA, translated from the coding sequence ATGGCTGTCGCGCGCAAGAGTCGAATCCTGATTGCCGACGACAATCAGACCAATGTCGAGCTGCTGGAGGTTTATCTCAGCGGCCTGAACTGCGAGATGGCCGTGGCCGTTGACGGCCGCGACACGCTCGAAAAGGTGGCGTCGTTCAAGCCGGATCTAATCCTGCTCGACATCATGATGCCCAAGCTGAGCGGCTTTGAAGTCTGTAAGCAGCTCAAGGGAAGTCCCGATACCAAGGGAATCATGATCCTTATGGTGACGGCGCTGAATGAATTGGGAGACATCGAGCGGGCCGTGAATGCCGGCACCGACGACTTTCTTAGTAAACCGGTCAACAAGCTCGAGCTGTTGAAGCGGGTCGAAATCATGCTCCGGCTCCGCCACGTCGAAGACGAGGTCGAGCGGCTGCGTCGTTATATCGAGGGCATGGAAGACTCGACGGGTCCCGGCGCCTAG